CGCATTTCATGGGGCAGATCCACTCTTTGACCTCAGAGGCGCCTTCGGAACTAGGAGCTGAATTGGATTGTGCGGGCTGGAGTTGAGCTGCGGCCGGGAAGAGCAATGTTAAGAAGACAAGCGACGCGACGAAGTAATTTCCTAAATTTCGAAGGTTGAACATCTTAACCTCTCTGGTCCACACTCGGGCAGGACCATAGGCAGAACCCACTCGGAAGACCAGACATGATCGAACTACGAGACCTGATCAAGACCGCGAAGAACGAGCCGACCACGGCCAATATCGAGGCGATGTGGAAAGCGGTATACCTGCTTGGAGCCTGGTATTTCGCGCCCGGTAAAAAGGCGCCGGGGGCCACCACGCCGATGGTCATGCAGGAGGAAGATGGCGCGTGGTTGCTGGCGTTTACGAACTTTCGCCAGCTTTCGAAATTCGAGCGGGAGCACGACCTGCTTCTACCCGACGGCAACCTGAACATGTTGGTACTCGACCCGCTGAAGTCCACGCGTTTGGTTCAAGAACACGCGGCCCATATTATGGGCGTAGTATTTAACCCACAATCCGACGAAACATTTCGCGCCCCTGTTGATGCGTTGGTGGCTTATGCCCGCCATTTTGGGTTGGATGTCTAATTGTTCCGGGACCTATCCGGCGGCAGAGGTAGTCGATTTTCCCATGGCTTGTAGGCCTCTTTGAATACACATCTGCGTGGTAACTTCCCATGTCGGCATGTGGGGCAGGTCCAGATTCTCGGTGAACTCAATGGTTCCTTGATACACCCCGCAACCTTGAGCCATCTCAAGGTGCAGTGTGCTTGAACCTTCCCGGTGGTCCCAACGTGACTCCTCAAAGTTGGAGAGCCCAACACCACATGCATCCGTGATGAATGAGCCATAGCTCGACGGCTCCCAAACATCTGCGACTGGCGGTGTAAAGGACTCGTCTCCACAGCCGAGTATTGCGCACAGGGCACATAAGAAGCTGAGCCGTCTCACGATTCGAATACGTCTTTCGAGTCCTCGGCACTGACGATCGCCTCAAGCCACTGCTCCAAACGGTGCTGGTCGTGGCATCCTTCCAAAATCTCCAAGTGTTTCTGGCTCAACGAGAGGCCACGAGCTTTGGCAACCCGCAAGACAGAGGCACGCAGGCCCTCTTCTTTGCCTTTCTCGATGCCCTTTTCGATGCCTTTCTCGACACCTTCTTCGATGCCTTTCTCGAATGCCTCTGCCTTAAATTCTTCCCAAAATGTGCGTGTTCTCATGTCGAGCTCCATAAAGTGTTGCCTGACTCTCTCAGTCACAACTTCTAGCATTGTATCAGAAATTTCGTCCATGTCCCGGTGTGATAGCTTTCCCGCTTCGTAGCTATCGATGCATTGATTCATCGTCGCTTTGTACAAGGGTTCGGCGTAGTCCTTCCTCGCGTGTATCATTGAGCAAAATAGCCCCCACCAGGGGTTTTCAGCCAACTGCTCCGACGTGAGCATCCTGGGCGTGGTGGAAGGCCCGATCACCGTTGGCGTCCAACTCCCACGACTCG
This Microvenator marinus DNA region includes the following protein-coding sequences:
- a CDS encoding SseB family protein translates to MIELRDLIKTAKNEPTTANIEAMWKAVYLLGAWYFAPGKKAPGATTPMVMQEEDGAWLLAFTNFRQLSKFEREHDLLLPDGNLNMLVLDPLKSTRLVQEHAAHIMGVVFNPQSDETFRAPVDALVAYARHFGLDV